The Symphalangus syndactylus isolate Jambi chromosome 8, NHGRI_mSymSyn1-v2.1_pri, whole genome shotgun sequence genome includes a window with the following:
- the GPR55 gene encoding G-protein coupled receptor 55 has translation MSQQNTSGDCLFDGVNELMKTLQFAVHIPTFILGLLLNLLAIHGFSTFLKNRWPDYAATSIYMINLAVFDLLLVLSLPFKMVLSQVQSPFPSLCTLVECLYFVSMYGSVFTICFISMDRLLAIQYPLLVSHLRSPRKIFGICCIIWVLVWTGSIPIYSFHGKVEKYTCFHNMSDDTWSAKVLFPLEVFGFLLPMGIMGFCCSRSIHILLGRRDHTQDWVQQRACIYSIAASLAVFVVSFLPVHLGFFLQFLVRNGFIVECRAKQSISFFLQLSMCFSNVNCCLDVFCYYFVIKEFRMNIRAHRPSRVQLVLQDTTISRG, from the coding sequence GTCAGCAAAACACCAGCGGGGACTGCCTGTTTGACGGCGTCAACGAGCTGATGAAAACCCTACAGTTTGCAGTCCACATCCCCACGTTCATCCTGGGCCTGCTCCTCAACCTGTTGGCCATCCATGGCTTCAGCACCTTCCTTAAGAACAGGTGGCCCGATTACGCTGCCACCTCCATCTACATGATCAACCTGGCGGTCTTTGACCTGCTGCtggtgctctccctccctttcaaGATGGTCCTGTCCCAGGTACAGTCCCCCTTCCCGTCCCTGTGCACCCTGGTGGAGTGCCTTTACTTCGTCAGCATGTACGGAAGTGTCTTCACCATCTGCTTCATCAGCATGGACCGGTTGTTGGCCATCCAGTACCCACTCCTGGTGAGCCACCTCCGGTCCCCCAGGAAGATCTTTGGGATCTGCTGCATCATCTGGGTCCTGGTGTGGACCGGGAGCATCCCTATCTATAGTTTCCACGGGAAAGTGGAAAAATACACGTGCTTCCACAACATGTCTGATGATACCTGGAGCGCCAAGGTCTTATTCCCGCTGGAGGTGTTTGGCTTCCTCCTTCCCATGGGCATCATGGGCTTCTGCTGCTCCAGGAGCATCCACATCCTGCTGGGCCGCCGAGACCACACCCAGGACTGGGTGCAGCAGAGAGCCTGCATCTACAGCATCGCAGCCAGCCTGGCTGTCTTCGTGGTCTCCTTCCTCCCAGTCCACCTGGGGTTCTTCCTGCAGTTCCTGGTGAGAAACGGCTTTATCGTAGAGTGCAGAGCCAAGCAGAGCATCAGCTTCTTCTTGCAATTGTCCATGTGTTTCTCCAACGTCAACTGCTGCCTGGATGTTTTCTGCTACTATTTTGTCATCAAAGAATTCCGCATGAACATCAGGGCCCACCGGCCTTCCAGGGTCCAGCTGGTCCTGCAGGACACCACGATCTCCCGGGGCTAA